DNA from Dietzia lutea:
ACGAGGTCGGCGCCGGCGTCGCGGCCGCCGCCGACGCGGACCGAGACGTATGCGCCCGCGTCCCACTCGACGTCGTCCCAGCCGCGCGGCCGCGCCAGGCGCACGGACAGGGCCTGACCGTCGGCGACGGGCGTGGCGGACACGACCTTCGCGGCGGCGTTGTGGAAGCGGGGCTTGTCCAGATACGGCGACTCCGGCAGTGGCTCATAGGCGAACCCCGCGCGCAGCCGCCGGACGAGGTCGGCGGGATCGCGCAGGAGCCGGCCCGGCCGCCCGAACTCCCGCTCGCCGAACGGGGCGGACAGCCCGGTGAGCGTCTTGGCGATGAGCGGCACGGTCTCTAACAGCGGCGTCTCGTGGTACGGCAGGCCGTACTCGGCGGCGATCGCCCGGACCTCCGGCGCGATCTTCCGCTGCATCGACGGAGGCAGGTCGGGGAACAGGTGGTGCTCGACGTGCGTGTCCAGCCCGCCGTAGAAGATGCGCAGGTCGGGACGGTTGGCGAACGGCACCTCCTCCTCGAGGATCCGCGCCAGGGCGTCGTCCATCTGCGTGCTCGGTAGGAAGTTGCGCGTGGCGCGGATCTGGCGCTCGTAGTACTGGTCGGCGGTCTCGTCGGGGCCCGGGTCGGTGAACAGCTCGAGTTCGCCCGCGTGGTGCTCGATGAACACGAGAAACAGCACCGCCATGTAGCCGGTGACGCCGCCGAGGTAGTTGGCGGCCAGCGTGGGCAGCGGCTTGTGGCCGGAACGGAACGGCTCGTCCACGAAGCGGCGGCGCAGGTCCCGGCCGGCGATGCGGGCGGGCGAGCGCAGGGTGTACGAGCTGAGGAAGCGCTCGCCGGAGACCTTGCGCGCGATGTTGGCCAAGAAGAACGGAGCCGCGGCCGGGGCGACGGCCGCGAGCGCGGAGATGAGCGCGACCTGCCCCAGGTGATGGCCGTACCAGTCCTGACCGGCGCTGCCGCGGAAGATGCTGTAGCCGAGGTCGTGGTCCTTGCCGACGATGTTGGTGTTGGGGTGGTGGCCCGCGTGGTGCATCGTCTTCCAGTGGTCGACGTCCACGTTGAAGTCCCAGTCGTACCGGTCGGAGTGGTACTCGCCGTTGTCCGGCAGGTGGTCGTAACTCCCGTGCACGATGTTGTGGCCCAGCTCGGAGAACTGCATGAGCCGGTACATCATCTCCAGCGCGGTGGCACGGCGGATCGCGCGCGGCCCGCCCTCCCGGAGCAGTTCGCGGCGCCGCGCGTCGATCGCCCGCCCGTAGGCGGTGACGGTGCGGATGTGCTCCAGGTCCTCCTCGCCCACGGCGGCCTTGGCCCGTGAGTAGAGCGACTGGAGATCGTCGGCGAGAGTCATACCTGTGACCGTAGACACGCTTCTGCCGGGGCGAAATGGCGCAAGCGGTCGCAAAGTTGGCATTTCCGGACATCCGGGTGGGTGGTTGGTACGTTCAGGCGATGACCTCGCCGTCGTCGTCCTCGTCGCCGTCGTCACCACCGTCGCCCGTCTGGGCCGTGCCGCGCGGCACGGAGGGCGTGCGGATCATGGTGGAGGGCGCCGCGGCGCACTGGACGACGGTGAGTGAGTGCCTGGCCGGGACCGGGATCGATCCGCGTGACCTGACGGATGAGACCGCGCAGATCTGGGCGCACCAGGAATTCGCGGTGATCCGTAATCTGCTCGGCCGACTCGGGGACCGGCCCGGGCTGGGGGTGGAGATCGGGGCTCACTCGACCATCGGGCGCACCGGGGCGATCGGGTTCATGATGCTCGCCGGGCCCACCGTGCGGGCGGCGCTCGAGCGGGCGGTCCCCTACCTCGCGCTGTCGCCGACGCACCTGCGGTTCTCGCTCGAGGTGGGCGTGGTGGAGGGGGCCGGCGGTGGGGCGTTCCTGGTCGCGGCCGACGACGAGATCCCCGCCGACGTCCGCACCTTCGTGGTCGAGCGTGACCTGTCCGGGCTGGCGGTGGCGTTCCGCGGCGCGCAGATCGAGCTCGCCCCCGTCGCCCTCGAGACGACCCTCGGCCCCGAGAGCGCGCGACTGCTGGGGGAGGCGTGGGGCCTGGCGCCGGAGGCCGTCACGCCGGGTGCCGCCGACAACCGGCTGACCGTGTCGCACGAGGCACTGGACGCGCACCTGCCGCAGGGCGACGAGAACACGGCGCGACTGTTCGAGCGGCAGTGCCGCGAACTGCTCGCCGAGCGACTGGCGCGCGTGGGCGTGGCGGGGCAGGTCCGCAGCCGGCTGCGGCACGAGCACCAGACCTGGCCGTCGATGACGGACGTCGCGGCGGAGCTGCACGTCGACGTACGCACCCTCCGCCGACGCCTCGCGGCCGAGGGGACGTCCTATCGGCGGCTCGTGGACGAGGTGCGCCACGAGCGGGCCACGGAACTGTTGGCGCAGGGCGTGCCCGTGGCGCAGGTCGCCGACGAGCTGGGCTACTCCGAGACCTCCACGTTCACCCGCGGTTTCCGGCGGTGGGAGGGTGCTCCGCCCAGCCGCGTACGGGGCAGGTCGTCGTGACAGGTGACGTGAAGGATGCGTACGCGCTCCGAGCACCGGAGTACATCGACCGACTCGGCTCCATCGCAGCGGTGCACCCTGCGGACCTCGAGCTGGTGACCCGCTGGGCGGCTCGGCTCGGCGGGCCGCTGATCGATGCCGGATGCGGACCCGGGCACTGGACCGGGCATCTCGCGGCCCGGGGCATCGACGTCCGCGGGGTCGACCAGGTGCCGGAGTTCGTGAGCCACGCCCGCTGCGCTTATCCCGGGTGCCGATTCGATGTGGGCGGCCTCGACGCGCTGCCCGCGTCGCCCGGCGAGGTCGCCGGCATCCTCGCCTGGTATTCCCTCATCCACCACGAGCCGCGCGCCGTCCGGCCGGCGCTCGAACGGATGGCGCGCGTCCTGCGCCCCGGTGGCGAGCTACTGCTCGGGTTCTTCCACGGACCGCAGGTCGAGCGGTTCGACCACGCCGTGACGGCGGCCTACCGGTGGCCGGTCGAGGCCCTGGCCGAGGAGCTGAGGATGGCAGACTTCGACGTGATCGAGACCTACACCAGGACCGGGCCGGGCGCCCGACCCCACGGGGCGATCGTTGCCCGCCTGATGTCCGCGCACGCCGGGAGAGCCGAGTGACCCTGTTCGAGACCCTCAGAGACCGCTGCCGCACCGAGTGGGAGGCGTACACCCACCACGAGTTCGTCACCGAGCTCGGCGCGGGGACGCTGCCGCAGGCGGTGTTCCGGGACTACCTCGTGCAGGACTTCCACTTTCTCGTGCAGTTCGCCCGCGCCAACGCACTGGCCGCCTATAAGAGCCGCACCCTCGCCGACATCGCCGCGGCCCACCGGTCGACCGGCGCGATCCTCGCCGAGACCGAGCTGCACCTGCGCCTCACCGAGCGGTGGGGCATCCCGCGCGCCGAGCTCGAGGCCGCCGCCGAGAAGCAGGCCACCGTCGCCTACACCCGGTACGTCCTCGACTGCGGGATGGCCGGTGACGCGCTCGACCTGCACGTCGCCCTCGCCCCGTGCACGATCGGCTACGCCGAGATCGGCGCCCAACTGATGCCGCGGCTCGCCGAACAGGGCGGGCAGGACGCACACCCGTACGGCGAGTGGATCGCCGAGTACTCGGGCGTCGAGTTCACCGCCGCCTCGCGGGCCGCGATCGAGCAGCTCGACGTCCTGGCCGGCGGCGGGCTCACCGACCGCAGGCTCGACGAGCTCACCGAGGTGTTCCGCACGGCCACCCTACTGGAGATCGATTTCTGGCAGCAGGCGCTGGACAGCGGGCGCTGAGCATCTGCGATCGGTCGGCAACGGTCGGCATCGGTCGCGACCGGTCGTGGTTCTGCGTGGGTCTGGTTACGCTCTGCGCATCCTGATCCGACCAATCGAAAGGACGAATAAATGATCATCCTCGGTGCGATCCTGCTGATCCTGGGATTCCTCCTGGACATCCCCATCCTCTGGACGATCGGCCTGGTCCTGCTGGCGATCGGCGTCATCCTCGTCATCCTCGGCGCGGCGGGCCGGGCGGTCGGTGGACGCAAACACTGGTTCTGACGCACCCGGTGTAGTCCACCGGGACCACGTCATCGCGGAGACTGTTCCGCGCACGTTCCGCCAGTGGCGGGTGCGCGGAACAGTCTTTTCGACGTCAGAACGGCGGTCCGGTCAGACCCGGCCGGGTGCGGGTCCGCCGGAGGCGAGGCTGACCTCGTCGTCGTCGTCGCCCCCGTCCCCGCTCCCGCCGGCGTCGGTCGTGGCGGCGTCGCGGGAGGCATCGGCGCGGGAGGCGTCGGCGCCGTCGGTGAGGGGCACGGCCTTGCCGTCCTCCCACACCGCCTCGCCACGCGCCACCATGCCGGCCTGGTCACTGAGGGTGACCTGGGGGAGGAA
Protein-coding regions in this window:
- a CDS encoding class I SAM-dependent methyltransferase, yielding MTGDVKDAYALRAPEYIDRLGSIAAVHPADLELVTRWAARLGGPLIDAGCGPGHWTGHLAARGIDVRGVDQVPEFVSHARCAYPGCRFDVGGLDALPASPGEVAGILAWYSLIHHEPRAVRPALERMARVLRPGGELLLGFFHGPQVERFDHAVTAAYRWPVEALAEELRMADFDVIETYTRTGPGARPHGAIVARLMSAHAGRAE
- a CDS encoding fatty acid desaturase yields the protein MTLADDLQSLYSRAKAAVGEEDLEHIRTVTAYGRAIDARRRELLREGGPRAIRRATALEMMYRLMQFSELGHNIVHGSYDHLPDNGEYHSDRYDWDFNVDVDHWKTMHHAGHHPNTNIVGKDHDLGYSIFRGSAGQDWYGHHLGQVALISALAAVAPAAAPFFLANIARKVSGERFLSSYTLRSPARIAGRDLRRRFVDEPFRSGHKPLPTLAANYLGGVTGYMAVLFLVFIEHHAGELELFTDPGPDETADQYYERQIRATRNFLPSTQMDDALARILEEEVPFANRPDLRIFYGGLDTHVEHHLFPDLPPSMQRKIAPEVRAIAAEYGLPYHETPLLETVPLIAKTLTGLSAPFGEREFGRPGRLLRDPADLVRRLRAGFAYEPLPESPYLDKPRFHNAAAKVVSATPVADGQALSVRLARPRGWDDVEWDAGAYVSVRVGGGRDAGADLVRQYSLVRDSSDAKAVGGGGGDMEICVKRVEGGRVSNRLNDELRAGSYVTLVGVPQSSGDFPLPDPGAKSLLIAGGVGITPIISLLRRLARDARRAGVHPDATLIYLNRDDRSIIFESELRELARSSGVTLRLFTDAPSPRAGLETGRLSPELLRRVVPDAAERETYVCAPPALIDLTRGWLGDLDQPAGRFHAESFTAPELDRPEDDGSRYTVRFARSGTAVEIDGATTLLEAAGRAGIAVPTGCERGLCKACVTPKLSGTTRAEVDGPGSGPAPGPGSAAVQDRVTVQDRVTVCTALACSDIELDL
- a CDS encoding helix-turn-helix transcriptional regulator — protein: MVEGAAAHWTTVSECLAGTGIDPRDLTDETAQIWAHQEFAVIRNLLGRLGDRPGLGVEIGAHSTIGRTGAIGFMMLAGPTVRAALERAVPYLALSPTHLRFSLEVGVVEGAGGGAFLVAADDEIPADVRTFVVERDLSGLAVAFRGAQIELAPVALETTLGPESARLLGEAWGLAPEAVTPGAADNRLTVSHEALDAHLPQGDENTARLFERQCRELLAERLARVGVAGQVRSRLRHEHQTWPSMTDVAAELHVDVRTLRRRLAAEGTSYRRLVDEVRHERATELLAQGVPVAQVADELGYSETSTFTRGFRRWEGAPPSRVRGRSS
- a CDS encoding TenA family protein gives rise to the protein MTLFETLRDRCRTEWEAYTHHEFVTELGAGTLPQAVFRDYLVQDFHFLVQFARANALAAYKSRTLADIAAAHRSTGAILAETELHLRLTERWGIPRAELEAAAEKQATVAYTRYVLDCGMAGDALDLHVALAPCTIGYAEIGAQLMPRLAEQGGQDAHPYGEWIAEYSGVEFTAASRAAIEQLDVLAGGGLTDRRLDELTEVFRTATLLEIDFWQQALDSGR
- a CDS encoding DUF6131 family protein; translated protein: MIILGAILLILGFLLDIPILWTIGLVLLAIGVILVILGAAGRAVGGRKHWF